One window of Trifolium pratense cultivar HEN17-A07 linkage group LG5, ARS_RC_1.1, whole genome shotgun sequence genomic DNA carries:
- the LOC123885655 gene encoding RING-H2 finger protein ATL2-like, with translation MEKNEDPIPKFNKENSNSNPPNDFNSKSFNLNGKIMLCAIVLLFFVIVVMLCLHVYARWYLMQSRRRRNRLRRRTQLVFFTDNPTTTTAVSSVVTSRGLEASVIASLPLFFYDPKTQPENSSECAVCLSEFESGETGRVLPKCKHSFHIECIDMWFHSHSTCPLCRAAVEPASECQTRPEFVINVCEPESGSSSSSGSGLEDQNENRTGKEVCSSSVGLRRKPSFTGVTIEIPSRNELCCDSPSSTQSSFRSPMSRMLSFKRILSMDWKGSVSPSSYGGGGCSSVAELKVEQGERVETQ, from the coding sequence ATGGAGAAAAACGAAGACCCAATTCCCAAATTCAACAAAGAAaattcaaactcaaacccaCCTAACGATTTCAATTCAAAAAGTTTCAATCTCAACGGCAAAATCATGCTCTGTGCAATAGTTCTTCTCTTCTTCGTCATCGTTGTAATGCTTTGTCTCCATGTTTACGCTCGTTGGTATCTTATGCAATCTCGCCGCCGTCGTAACCGTCTCCGCCGTCGTACTCAGCTAGTTTTCTTCACCGATAATCCAACAACAACCACCGCGGTTTCTTCCGTCGTTACTTCACGTGGTCTTGAAGCTTCAGTTATCGCCTCGCTTCCTTTGTTCTTCTATGATCCGAAAACTCAACCGGAGAATTCATCGGAATGTGCTGTTTGTTTATCGGAATTTGAATCCGGTGAAACGGGTCGGGTTTTACCGAAATGTAAACATAGTTTTCATATCGAGTGTATTGATATGTGGTTTCATTCTCATTCCACGTGTCCACTTTGTCGTGCAGCGGTGGAACCCGCTTCGGAATGTCAAACCCGACCCGAATTTGTTATAAATGTTTGTGAACCGGAAAGTGGGTCGAGTTCGAGTTCCGGTTCGGGTTTAGAAGATCAGAATGAGAACCGAACCGGTAAAGAGGTTTGTTCGAGTTCGGTTGGGTTAAGGAGAAAACCGTCTTTTACGGGTGTGACAATTGAGATACCTTCGAGGAACGAGTTGTGTTGTGACTCGCCGTCATCGACTCAGTCGTCGTTTCGTTCACCAATGAGTAGGATGTTGTCGTTTAAGAGGATTCTTAGTATGGATTGGAAAGGAAGTGTTTCTCCTTCGTCGTATGGCGGCGGTGGTTGTAGCTCGGTGGCTGAGTTAAAAGTAGAACAAGGTGAGCGAGTTGAGACTCAGTGA
- the LOC123887181 gene encoding condensin-2 complex subunit H2-like translates to MTKDTPESSGGAFHTVHAERDLQSNWEVDLAKKLEEYLLKICSGEIIGEDEGSIHVNFAEAALLLQGSIQVYSRKVEYLYNLVLRTLEFLSHKRQADQVDGEPVQPEDAGPSAVAADEENDHFWGFDDIPVDEKNSLDSSTGKDVNLDQFIKPPANLVVLEGDCLDTGGDGGELESYLLSTTDLYQDFILLDTSDAVAVHEFMKSQNAGTTHCGTNRATSIRKSFLSPRRSGGSAHKSVAKSQRANSMFSPKKFSFEDKDARPSSPASAGFDNSNFGPNMDDGFDAPMDADNSDADDDDDDPWIPLNPHEPGNLRVKPFRKVKASKKVRINVRPRVSMTTLFPLAKLHGPISPELTKMWEMRRCAHQRQKDSQSSPPLYEKLRQSLINGENETDEPFLNTEDDNVNEFDNGNPDFDMPGNDFMDEDPHPFNNEHEVDDVHAHADADEAVDLEFPDSQTSLEDLCRSHLNALLASIAETEKQTEMAARISTWKQRIEHNLEEQESHPPFDIRDYGERILGKLSLEESSSSVMPFSNLVVGQVKYDVSRSFSSLLQLVNNGEVDLQRHDVAGESFCYTSVNPFHVKLLKHHKTKEVTKQFGIAKKRAKSPIKKPSPNGEKKTRREKSPTKRPSPKDEKKKTRREKSPISSSSRNHRSTWLSSPTNTRSSSQKHGPTGLSSTTITSSSSRKHGPTGLTSPTINNSSSRKHGPTGLASPTNCKFSVNLGKESTMKFSPASKRRRRSPFIESVN, encoded by the exons ATGACTAAAGATACACCGGAATCGAGTGGAGGAGCATTTCATACGGTTCATGCAGAGCGTGATTTACAATCCAATTGGGAAGTTGACCTAGCAAAGAAACTTGAAGAGTATTTGCTTAAAATATGCTCTGGTGAAATCATCGGTGAAGATGAAGGAAGCATTCATGTGAATTTTGCTGAAG CTGCTCTGCTTCTTCAGGGTTCGATTCAAGTGTATAGTCGAAAGGTTGAATATCTCTACAACTTGGTGTTGCGTACTTTGGAGTTCCTTTCTCATAAAAG ACAGGCAGATCAGGTAGATGGGGAACCAGTCCAGCCTGAAGATGCTGGCCCATCTGCTGTTGCTGCTGATGAAGAAAATGATCATTTCTGGGGCTTTGATGACATCCCAG TTGATGAAAAGAATTCATTGGATAGTTCAACAGGCAAAGATGTGAATTTGGATCAATTCATAAAACCCCCTGCAAATCTAGTTGTTCTTGAAGGCGATTGCTTGGATACTGGTGGTGATGGAGGGGAATTGGAGTCTTATCTG CTGTCCACCACTGACTTGTACcaggattttattttattggacACATCCGATGCTGTTGCAGTTCATGAGTTTATGAAGAGCCAGAATGCTGGTACGACACATTGTGGTACTAATAGAGCAACTTCAATTCGTAAAAGCTTTCTTTCTCCTAGACGTTCTGGTGGAAGTGCTCATAAATCAGTTGCAAAGAGTCAGCGTGCTAATTCCATGTTCTCTcctaaaaaatttagttttgaaGACAAAGATGCTCGGCCCAGTTCTCCGGCCTCTGCTGGTTTCGATAACAGTAACTTTGGACCTAATATGGATGATGGATTTGATGCACCAATGGATGCAGACAATTCTGAtgcagatgatgatgatgatgatccaTGGATACCATTGAATCCTCATGAACCAGGAAACTTGAGAGTGAAGCCCTTTCGAAAAG TGAAAGCTTCAAAAAAGGTTAGAATCAATGTTAGACCTCGAGTATCTATGACCACCTTGTTTCCACTTGCAAAGTTGCATGGTCCTATCAGTCCAGAGCTCACGAAAATGTGGGAGATGCGACGTTGTGCCCATCAACGACAAAAGGATTCTCAATCTTCTCCACCATTATATGAGAAG CTGAGGCAATCTCTTATTAACGGGGAAAATGAAACTGATGAACCATTTCTCAACACTGAAGATGACAATGTCAACGAATTTGATAATGGAAATCCCGATTTTGATATGCCTGGCAATGACTTCATGGATGAAGATCCACACCCTTTCAATAATGAG CATGAAGTTGATGATGTTCATGCTCATGCTGATGCTGATGAAGCTGTAGATCTTGAATTTCCAGATTCTCAGACAAGTTTGGAAGATCTCTGCCGCTCTCATCTG AATGCTCTCCTAGCTAGCATAGCTGAAACTGAGAAGCAAACAGAAATGGCTGCCAGGATTTCAACATGGAAACAAAGAATTGAGCACAACTTAGAAGAACAG GAATCACACCCACCGTTTGATATCCGAGACTACGGTGAAAGAATTCTTGGCAAACTATCCCTTGAAGAAAGCAGTAGTAGTGTCATGCCCTTTTCTAATTTGGTCGTGGGACAAGTAAAGTACGACGTTTCCCGAAGTTTCTCTTCACTTCTTCAATTG GTGAACAATGGAGAAGTTGATTTACAAAGACACGATGTCGCTGGTGAGTCTTTTTGTTACACATCTGTTAATCCTTTTCATGTTAAGCTCCTAAAGCATCACAAGACAAAGGAGGTTACGAAGCAGTTTGGTATAGCGAAAAAGCGAGCAAAGTCTCCAATAAAAAAACCGTCTCCAAACGGTGAGAAAAAAACTAGAAGAGAAAAATCTCCAACAAAAAGACCGTCTCCGAaagatgaaaagaagaaaactagACGAGAAAAGTCTCCCATCAGTTCATCTTCTAGGAATCATCGATCGACATGGTTATCATCACCTACCAATACCAGGTCATCTTCTCAGAAACATGGACCAACAGGTCTATCATCAACTACCATTACCAGTTCATCTTCTCGGAAACATGGACCGACAGGGTTAACATCACCTACAATTAACAATTCATCTTCTCGGAAACATGGACCGACAGGGTTAGCATCACCTACCAATTGTAAGTTTTCTGTAAACCTTGGAAAAGAGAGTACTATGAAGTTCTCTCCTGCATCCAAGAGACGGCGTAGATCACCATTTATCGAGTCAGTTAATTAA